The Halalkalicoccus sp. NIPERK01 region TTCGGGGCCGTAACGTCCGACTCCTGGATGAGCTGCATCGCCTGCTGATGGCCCTCCATGAACGTCTCCTGATCGGCCGGTTTGGGCATTTTCGTCCCGGATTTGATGACGATGGCCTTGAGGTTCTTGTTGCCCATCACGCAGCCCGTTCCCCCTCTACCGGAGGCACGGTCGTCCTCGTTCATGATGCAGGCGTACTTGACGCCGTTCTCGCCGCCCTGGCCGATGCCCATAAAGGACATGTTCTTGCCGTAGGCGCCCTCGTGTTTCTCCTCGAGGAGCTCGCGGGTCTCGTGGGTGCCCTTCCCCCAGAGGTCCGAGGCGTCGTGAAGCTCGAGTTCGCCGTCCTCGACGACGGCGTAGACGGGCTCGTCGGAGCGCCCCTCGAACACCAGTCCGTCGAAGCCCGCCCATTTGAGTCGGGCACCCGACCAGCCGCCGTGGTGCGAGTCGGTAACGGTGCCCGTCAGCGGCGACTTCGTACAGACCGCGATCCGCCCGCTCATCACCGTCTGGGTGCCCGTCAGCGGGCCGTTCATGAACGCGAGGAGGTTGTCGTCGCTCATGGGGTCGACGTCGGGGCCGTTGTCGAAGACGTACTTGACGCCCAGCCCGCGCGCGCCGATGTACTTTTTCGCGTCCTCGTCGTCGATGCTCTCGTAGTTCACATCGCCCGAGGAGAGGTCGACTCGTGCGACGTGGTCCTGAAATCCGCCTAAGTCTGTCATGGTAATCTACGAGTGTTACTTTGGGTTGGGAACGTGTTAGGTCTTCTCACCTCGAAGTAACCGATACCGGTTACAGCCGACGGGCCGTCAGCTTCGGCCGAACCGCCGGACCACACACCCGTCCGGCCGGAATCGGCCTCGACGAGCTTCTTTCTCTCTCGTGTGGAACGAAACCACTCTATCCGGCAGTTCATACCGTCGGTCATGCCTCCGTCCATCGCCGCTGGCAACGACGGGGAGTAGCTGCGCTGGTGAGAATGACTCGTGCCACGGACGGTCATAGTCCCATGACCGACAGTATTACCGTTCGCCGGTCCGTCCCCGGCGGTATGTGTGAACCGTCATCGAACCGCATTGGATCGGCCGTTCCGTCCGGTTGGTGAGCGGATGGGGCTCGCAGAGATCGAAGCGGCCGTTCGACGGCCCGAGTACACCGGCGAGAACCGCTGTACCCCATGTACCGCGATCAACGTCCTGCTCGCGGCCGTCCTCGTCGCGCCCGTGGTCGCCGTCTCGGCGCCGGCGGCGCTGGTGCTGTTCGTCGGCTGTCTGCTCGCCATCTACCTCCGGGGGTATCTCGTCCCCGGGACGCCCGAACTCACGAAACGCTACCTCCCGCCCGCCGTCCTCCGTCTGTTCGGCAAGGACGTCCCTCGAACGCGCTTCGGCGACCTCGACGCACGGGGGCTCTGGGAGGCGCTCTACGCCGCCGGGGTCGTCGAGCGCCGCGACGCCGTCGCCCTCGCCGACGACTTCCGCGAGCGTTGGTGGGCGGCGATCGACGAACGACGGGACGCGGAGCTTGGTGAGCGAGAGGTCGCCCGGATGCTGGACGCCGACGAGGTCGCACAGCGCGGCGACCGGGCCTTTTCCGTCGCGGGCAACCGACTCGTCCGGTGGGACTCGCGGGCCGCGTTCCTCGCCGACGTCGCGGCCGCGGCGGTGTTCGACGAACGCGTCGAGGACTGGGCCGGCCTCGACGGGGCGACGCGCCGCGACCTGCTCGAACGCCTCCGACTCCTGCTCGATCGGTGTCCCGACTGCAGTGCGCCCGCCCGTCGGGAGCGAGAGCGGGTCGATCCGTGCTGCCAGCGCTCCTACACCGTCGTCTGGACCGAGTGTGAGGGCTGCGGTGCGCTCCTCGCGGAACTCTCCGTTCCCACCGCCGACGAGGACGAACTCGCTCCCCTCCTCCCCCGGGCCGACCCCCCGACGTGATCGCCACCCGCCCCGTGTACAATATTCCCGTGGACTCCTGTACGTGACCGCGAACGTTCATAACGATCCTTTCCTGTGGTAGTCCCATGGTCGATAACACGCGACGAGCGGTCCTTCGGGTGGGAGTCGGGTTGGGCGGCGTCGGTCTCGCAGGGTGTACGGGACGGTTCACCGGCCAGACGGACGGGGGGACCCTTGGCAACCCCGAGTTCGCCGAGGGCCGGCCCGACCCCGACGGGCCGACGATGGACGACCTGCCCGATCTCGGCGGGGAGGTGACGGTCTACTCGGGACGTTCGGAACAGCGCGTCGGCGAACTCATCGACCACATCGAGGACAGATACGACGACCTCACCGTCGACGTCCGGTACGCCGACTCCGCGGATCTGGTCAACGCCATCCTCACCGAGGAGGGGACGCCAGCCGACATCTACTACACCACCGAATCGGGCACGCTCACCTTCCTGAAGGAGGAGGGCTACACCGAGACGATGCCCGAGGACGTCCTCGAACTCTGTCCCGAGGAGTTCCGCGATCCGGACGACCAGTGGATGGGGCTCACCCGGCGCTCGTGGGCGGTCGCGTTCAACACCGACCGGTTCGAGGCGAGCGACATCCCCGAGGGGATCATGGAATTTCCCGAGAGCGAGGTCGCGGGCGAGATGGGGTGGGCCCCGTTCAGGGGTTCGACCCAGGCCTTCGTCACCGCGATGCGGGTGATCCACGGCGAAGAGGAGACCCGCGAGTGGATCGAGGGGATGCTCGATGCGGGCCTCCGGACCTACGAGGGCGGCCGGAGCGACTTGGCGCAGGCGACCGGAAGCGGCGAGATAGGCGCCAGCCTCTACAACCACTACATCGTCCGGGGCAACCTCGATATGCCGATCGACGTCACCTACACGAGAAACGACGCGGGCGTCGTTCCGATCGTTCCAGGAGCCTGTGTGATGGACGCGAGCGACGACCACGAGACGGCCGTGAACTTCATCGGCCACTGGGCCTCCGCCGAGGCCCAGGAGTACTTCGCGACGACGACCTGGGAGTACCCCGTCAGCCCCCACGTCGAGCCGCTCGACGTGCTGCCCGATCGGGACGAACTCGAGCCCCCGGAGATCGACCTGAACGATCTGGCCGACATCGAGACGACCCTCGAGCTGCTCCGGGATCTGGATGTGCTCTGATCGGGGAGGTGCGCGCTGATGGGACGCGATTCGACGCCCCGAGTCGGTCGCGCGGCGGGCGACGGACTGGAGCGAGAGCGCCCCCCGCTCACGGTGACGCTGCTCGCGGGCGCGGTCGCCGCGAGCGTGGTCGTTCCCGTCCTGTGGATCGCGGTCGTCGCCGGGAGCGTCGACCCCGGGCGGGCGGCCGCGCTCCTGTTCCGGACGAAGACCCTCGAGATACTGCTCAACACGCTCGCGCTCGTCGTCGGCGTCACCGCGCTGTCGGTCCTGCTGTCGGTTCCGCTGGCCTGTCTCACCGAACTCACCGACCTGCCCTACAGCCGCTTCTGGGCGGTCGTCGTCTCGCTTCCCCTCGTCGTTCCGAGCTACATCGGCGCGTTCTCCTATATCTCGGTCTGGGGGCCACAGGGAGAGATCCAGTCGCTGCTCGCACCGCTCGGCGTCGACTCCCTGCCGGATCTCTACGGGATCCCCGGGGCGGTGGTCATCCTCACGCTCTACAACTACCCCTACGTCTACATCACGACCCGGGCGGCGCTTCGCTCGTTCGACAAGACGTATCTCGACG contains the following coding sequences:
- a CDS encoding extracellular solute-binding protein; its protein translation is MVDNTRRAVLRVGVGLGGVGLAGCTGRFTGQTDGGTLGNPEFAEGRPDPDGPTMDDLPDLGGEVTVYSGRSEQRVGELIDHIEDRYDDLTVDVRYADSADLVNAILTEEGTPADIYYTTESGTLTFLKEEGYTETMPEDVLELCPEEFRDPDDQWMGLTRRSWAVAFNTDRFEASDIPEGIMEFPESEVAGEMGWAPFRGSTQAFVTAMRVIHGEEETREWIEGMLDAGLRTYEGGRSDLAQATGSGEIGASLYNHYIVRGNLDMPIDVTYTRNDAGVVPIVPGACVMDASDDHETAVNFIGHWASAEAQEYFATTTWEYPVSPHVEPLDVLPDRDELEPPEIDLNDLADIETTLELLRDLDVL